The proteins below are encoded in one region of Bosea sp. BIWAKO-01:
- a CDS encoding ABC transporter ATP-binding protein, protein MSTPILAIDGLSKHFGGHAALTEIDLSVEQGEFIALLGPSGCGKTTLLRCIAGFLTPEAGTVRLAGEDVTRLPPYRRPLNTVFQNYALFPHMSVLENVAYGPRRQGTGKDEATRRSTEALELVGLAGFGERLPAQLSGGQQQRVALARAIVNRPQLLLLDEPLSALDLKLRKKVQGELKQIQHRLGIAFLFVTHDQDEAMSMADRIVLMNRGRIEQIGRGQDIYARPASRFAADFIGDANLLEVERRGDGSLSLLDGAIIRPAADALPGVLTGVLRPEDILIAPEPAADRLSLPSVLSEITHVGSHALVTVLAGGTVLTARLAPSALSGLAPGQPVFATIRPGDLRLVPGDA, encoded by the coding sequence ATGAGCACCCCCATCCTTGCCATCGACGGCCTGTCCAAGCATTTCGGCGGGCACGCGGCCCTGACGGAGATCGACCTCTCCGTCGAACAGGGCGAGTTCATCGCCCTGCTCGGCCCGTCGGGTTGCGGCAAGACCACGCTGCTGCGCTGCATCGCCGGCTTCCTGACGCCGGAGGCCGGCACGGTCAGGCTCGCCGGCGAGGATGTGACGCGGCTGCCGCCCTATCGCCGCCCGCTGAACACGGTGTTCCAGAACTACGCGCTCTTCCCGCATATGAGCGTCCTGGAGAATGTCGCCTATGGGCCGCGCCGCCAGGGCACGGGCAAGGACGAGGCAACCCGGCGCAGCACCGAGGCGCTCGAGCTCGTCGGCCTCGCCGGCTTCGGCGAGCGCCTGCCGGCCCAGCTCTCCGGCGGCCAGCAGCAGCGCGTGGCGCTGGCGCGCGCCATCGTCAACCGGCCTCAGCTGCTGCTGCTCGACGAGCCGCTGAGCGCGCTCGACCTGAAGCTGCGCAAGAAAGTCCAGGGCGAGCTCAAGCAGATCCAGCACCGGCTCGGCATCGCCTTCCTGTTCGTGACCCATGATCAGGACGAGGCAATGAGCATGGCCGACCGGATCGTGCTGATGAACCGCGGCCGCATCGAGCAGATCGGCCGCGGCCAGGATATCTATGCCCGGCCGGCGAGCCGCTTCGCCGCCGACTTCATCGGCGATGCCAACCTGCTCGAGGTCGAGCGGCGCGGCGACGGCAGCCTGTCCCTGCTGGACGGCGCGATCATCCGTCCCGCCGCGGACGCCCTGCCAGGCGTGCTGACAGGCGTGCTGCGGCCCGAGGATATCCTCATTGCGCCGGAGCCCGCCGCCGATCGGCTCTCCCTGCCATCCGTACTCTCCGAGATCACCCATGTCGGCAGCCATGCCCTCGTCACGGTCTTGGCCGGCGGCACCGTCCTGACGGCCAGGCTTGCGCCATCGGCGCTGTCGGGCCTCGCGCCGGGCCAGCCGGTCTTCGCCACGATCCGCCCCGGCGATCTCCGCCTCGTGCCGGGGGACGCGTGA
- a CDS encoding ABC transporter permease → MSGRLRNVVLLCALPAAFFVAFFLAPMAVVLIASLTTPDGHLTFAHYLRILADSYHWDVLWVTFRIGALTTLVSVVIGYPLAWYLVRVVRWRPWRRFCVILLIVPLFTSNIVRSFGWMVLLGRNGLINDGLIGLGLIERPMRFLGTELGILIGLVYILLPFIVLAVGNALAKVDPALEHAAADLGATPAGTFWTITFPLSLPGLMAGAVMVFMLAVSAYVTPALLSGGRITVFSMLIFQQYSSVFDFNYGGALSITMLVLTLVLVTLAGRLSEPRRA, encoded by the coding sequence ATGAGTGGGAGGCTGCGCAATGTCGTGCTGCTCTGCGCCCTGCCGGCGGCGTTCTTCGTCGCCTTCTTCCTGGCGCCGATGGCGGTCGTCCTGATCGCAAGCCTGACCACGCCGGACGGTCACCTGACCTTCGCGCATTACCTGCGCATCCTCGCCGACAGCTATCACTGGGATGTGCTGTGGGTGACGTTCCGGATCGGCGCGCTGACCACGCTCGTCTCGGTCGTGATCGGCTATCCGCTCGCCTGGTATCTCGTGCGCGTGGTGCGCTGGCGGCCCTGGCGCCGGTTCTGCGTGATCCTGCTCATCGTGCCGCTGTTCACCAGCAACATCGTGCGCTCCTTCGGCTGGATGGTGCTGCTCGGCCGCAACGGCCTCATCAATGACGGCCTGATCGGGCTTGGCCTGATCGAGCGGCCGATGCGCTTCCTCGGCACCGAGCTCGGCATCCTGATCGGTCTCGTCTACATCCTGCTGCCCTTCATCGTGCTGGCGGTCGGCAACGCGCTCGCCAAGGTCGATCCGGCGCTCGAACACGCCGCCGCCGATCTCGGCGCGACGCCGGCCGGCACCTTCTGGACGATCACCTTCCCCCTCAGCCTGCCCGGGCTGATGGCCGGCGCGGTCATGGTCTTCATGCTGGCGGTCAGCGCCTATGTCACGCCGGCGCTGCTCAGCGGCGGGCGGATCACCGTCTTCTCCATGCTGATCTTCCAGCAATACAGCTCGGTCTTCGACTTCAACTATGGCGGTGCGCTCAGCATCACCATGCTGGTGCTGACGCTGGTGCTCGTCACGCTCGCCGGGCGCCTCAGCGAGCCGAGGAGAGCCTGA
- a CDS encoding PAS-domain containing protein: protein MTALSTDRSDVRQYLARSLGVRARLLLAFFGISAFAVLAAAAGIYAFREVGERLDIVDRRVSPTLTSLELSRSAERIIAAAPSLLAAPDRKRRDAIKVELEDEVGRLNSKLVELKNDRMEALPLLRIEPIISSLTVNLAGLEGVVARRLDANERLKTLVRGVFQTNEETGRLLSNWLTVVDRQVSQLVEGLRKAEPSADATQRLASLIELRRPAQTAQQQFSEAVDMLAEASTTDQDRRLSVLAFQLGRTLRDLDVTANGMDPKLRPLFLEQVAKLREYIAGPNAMVEARKQELALIGDGQGRLAENAGLALQLTAAVDQLATAAKQDIGDATHDALSVQRLSTRVLVAAVALSLLTSILIVWLYVGRNIVRRLTALSDGMLAIAGGRLDVQVAAQGTDEIAAMGRAVEVFRRNAIELEHLLEERKQAATRLEQVVDERTRELEQRGSLLRVTFDNMGHGVVMFDRDRRMVAWNHRFQELLELPDEHVGAHVSFEDFIRFLAERGEFGPCNVKDEVRRRLVSLDRSFTDVRTRPNGTVLEIRRNPVRSGGFVSIYADVTEQRSAQALVELARARLTDAIESISDGFALWDSADRLVIFNSRCHELLDAADLFIAGVRFEELLRAFSDSRRYGSAQEGDRAAWLESRLSLHRNAPSTCEVHLASGRWLRVSEYRTQEGGTVTIWTDVTVAKQRERDLEAARDTASEASRTMEEAYRELKAAQANLVHAEKMASLGQLTAGIAHEIKNPLNFVNNFADLSQELLIELKEALGPTLHGCEAQALADVDDLMVTLSGNLAKIAEHGRRADGIVKSMLLHSRGGSGERQSVSLNALIEEALNLAYHGARARDQTFNVTLERDLDPGLGPLELVPQDMTRVFLNLFVNGFYATTERQHDPRTAGDYRPTLTVVTRDLGDQVEVRVRDNGIGMTPEVRAKLFTPFFTTKPTGEGTGLGLSISYDIVVQEHGGMVLVDSNPAEFTEFVIRLPRGAARARKLKTSMGARS, encoded by the coding sequence GTGACAGCATTATCAACCGATAGGTCGGACGTTCGACAGTATCTGGCACGGAGCCTCGGCGTACGCGCGCGGCTGCTGCTCGCGTTCTTCGGGATAAGCGCCTTTGCCGTGCTGGCGGCGGCCGCGGGAATCTACGCCTTCCGTGAGGTTGGCGAGCGGCTCGACATTGTCGACAGGCGCGTTTCACCGACTTTGACGTCACTGGAGCTCTCACGCTCTGCCGAACGCATCATTGCAGCCGCACCCTCCCTGCTGGCCGCCCCGGACCGGAAGCGCCGGGACGCGATCAAAGTCGAGCTCGAGGACGAGGTCGGTCGTCTCAACAGCAAGCTGGTCGAACTGAAGAACGATCGAATGGAGGCATTGCCGCTCCTCAGGATCGAGCCGATCATCTCATCGCTGACGGTCAATCTCGCTGGGCTCGAGGGCGTGGTCGCGCGCCGGCTCGACGCCAATGAACGTCTCAAGACATTGGTGCGCGGCGTTTTCCAGACGAATGAAGAGACCGGACGCCTGCTCTCGAACTGGCTGACGGTTGTGGACCGCCAGGTATCCCAACTCGTCGAGGGCCTGCGAAAGGCGGAGCCCAGTGCTGACGCGACGCAGCGGCTGGCATCGCTGATCGAATTGCGGCGGCCGGCGCAAACGGCGCAACAGCAGTTTTCCGAAGCAGTGGACATGCTCGCCGAAGCCTCGACCACGGACCAGGATCGACGCCTTTCCGTTCTGGCTTTCCAACTCGGCCGGACGTTGCGCGATCTCGACGTCACGGCGAACGGAATGGATCCGAAGCTGCGGCCTCTGTTCCTGGAGCAGGTCGCCAAGTTGCGGGAGTACATTGCAGGCCCGAATGCCATGGTGGAGGCGCGCAAGCAGGAACTTGCCCTCATCGGGGACGGCCAGGGGCGGCTCGCGGAGAATGCCGGCCTGGCGCTGCAGCTCACCGCTGCGGTCGATCAACTCGCGACTGCAGCCAAGCAGGATATCGGCGATGCGACCCATGATGCACTGTCGGTCCAGCGCCTGAGCACCCGCGTTCTGGTTGCCGCCGTGGCCCTGAGCCTGCTGACCTCCATTCTGATCGTATGGCTCTACGTTGGCCGCAACATCGTCCGCCGCCTGACTGCCTTGAGCGACGGCATGTTGGCCATCGCCGGCGGCAGGCTCGATGTCCAGGTTGCCGCGCAAGGCACTGACGAGATCGCCGCGATGGGGCGGGCGGTCGAGGTCTTTCGGCGCAATGCCATCGAGCTTGAGCATTTGCTGGAGGAGCGAAAACAGGCGGCGACGCGGCTCGAGCAAGTGGTCGATGAGCGGACCCGGGAGCTGGAACAACGCGGCTCCTTGCTGCGCGTCACATTCGACAACATGGGGCACGGCGTCGTGATGTTCGATCGCGATCGGCGGATGGTGGCGTGGAACCACCGCTTCCAGGAGCTTCTGGAGCTGCCGGACGAGCATGTCGGAGCCCACGTCTCATTCGAGGATTTCATTCGCTTTCTGGCCGAACGCGGAGAATTCGGCCCCTGCAATGTCAAGGACGAAGTCAGACGGCGCCTGGTATCCCTGGACCGGTCCTTCACGGATGTCCGGACCCGCCCTAACGGCACGGTGCTCGAAATCCGGCGCAACCCGGTCCGCAGTGGCGGGTTTGTTTCGATCTATGCCGATGTCACCGAGCAGAGATCAGCCCAGGCCCTTGTCGAATTAGCCCGTGCGCGCCTCACCGATGCGATCGAGAGCATTTCGGACGGTTTCGCTCTCTGGGATAGTGCAGATCGGCTCGTGATCTTCAACAGCCGCTGTCACGAATTGCTGGATGCTGCGGACCTGTTCATCGCTGGCGTTCGTTTCGAAGAGCTTCTGCGGGCCTTCAGCGACAGTCGCCGATACGGTTCGGCGCAGGAAGGCGATCGCGCTGCATGGCTGGAGAGCCGTCTGTCCCTGCATCGCAACGCTCCGAGCACTTGCGAAGTCCACCTCGCCAGTGGGCGATGGCTTCGTGTCAGCGAGTATCGGACCCAGGAAGGCGGAACCGTAACGATCTGGACTGATGTCACCGTCGCAAAACAACGCGAACGTGATCTTGAAGCGGCCCGCGATACGGCCTCTGAAGCAAGCCGGACCATGGAGGAGGCCTATCGCGAGCTGAAGGCTGCCCAGGCCAATCTGGTCCATGCCGAAAAGATGGCCTCGCTCGGCCAACTCACGGCCGGCATCGCCCATGAAATCAAGAATCCGCTGAATTTCGTCAATAACTTTGCCGATCTGTCCCAGGAGCTGCTGATCGAGCTCAAGGAGGCGCTCGGCCCGACCTTGCATGGATGCGAGGCGCAGGCCCTCGCGGATGTCGACGATCTCATGGTCACGTTGTCCGGTAACCTGGCCAAGATCGCGGAGCATGGGCGACGAGCGGATGGAATCGTCAAGAGCATGCTGCTTCATTCGCGCGGTGGCAGCGGCGAGCGCCAGAGCGTCAGCCTCAATGCGTTGATCGAGGAAGCGCTCAATCTCGCCTATCACGGGGCTCGCGCGCGGGACCAGACGTTCAACGTCACCCTGGAGCGCGACCTCGATCCCGGGCTTGGCCCGCTCGAACTCGTTCCTCAGGATATGACGCGCGTGTTTCTAAACCTGTTCGTGAACGGCTTTTATGCAACCACCGAACGCCAGCACGATCCTCGAACGGCTGGCGACTATCGTCCAACCCTGACCGTGGTCACGCGCGATCTCGGAGATCAGGTGGAAGTGCGCGTGCGCGACAACGGCATTGGCATGACGCCGGAGGTGCGGGCGAAACTCTTCACTCCATTCTTCACCACCAAGCCGACTGGAGAAGGGACCGGGCTTGGCCTCTCGATCAGCTACGACATCGTGGTTCAGGAGCATGGTGGTATGGTGCTGGTTGACAGCAACCCCGCCGAGTTCACCGAATTCGTTATTCGATTGCCGCGCGGCGCAGCGCGGGCACGCAAGCTGAAGACCAGCATGGGAGCAAGATCATGA
- a CDS encoding GlxA family transcriptional regulator codes for MNTAQFPPLASERPQSAPIPVSRLRIGFVLLDQFTLAAFSGLIDVLRLAADHGGRSRQLHASWTVMSLDGEPRRSSCGVSVTPNAALLDPAGFDYVAVCGGNDYLNDALPESLLDYLRQAAASGARLLGICTGTFAIARAGLVGPRRVCVHWNVLDAFKQRFPRVSAGVERLFIDEGDLITCAGSTAAIDLGLYLVARHCGRDKAQQAMRHMMLQDMRPAEMPQPHFYAEIRSDLDIRVQQAAQFIEQRLDNPPPIAAVARYVGVSPRQLERLFGASLGQSPAAFQRKLRLDYARWLILNSKRSLTDIAMGAGFADSAHLSRDFKASFGESPRTLRQKGSIGAPIPYPDR; via the coding sequence ATGAACACAGCGCAGTTTCCGCCATTGGCCAGCGAGCGGCCGCAATCCGCGCCCATTCCCGTTTCGCGGCTGCGGATCGGCTTCGTCCTGCTCGACCAGTTCACGCTCGCCGCCTTTTCCGGCCTGATCGATGTGCTGCGGCTGGCGGCGGACCATGGCGGCCGCAGTCGCCAGCTGCATGCGAGCTGGACCGTGATGAGCCTCGACGGAGAGCCGCGGCGCTCGAGCTGCGGTGTCTCGGTTACGCCGAATGCGGCCCTGCTCGATCCGGCCGGCTTCGACTATGTCGCGGTCTGCGGTGGCAACGACTATCTCAACGACGCCTTGCCCGAGAGCCTGCTCGACTATCTCAGGCAGGCGGCGGCGTCGGGCGCGCGCCTTCTGGGCATCTGCACCGGCACCTTTGCAATCGCCAGGGCAGGACTGGTCGGTCCGCGCCGGGTCTGCGTGCATTGGAACGTGCTGGATGCCTTCAAGCAGCGCTTTCCCAGGGTTTCGGCGGGGGTGGAGCGGCTCTTCATCGACGAGGGCGACCTGATCACCTGCGCCGGCTCGACGGCCGCGATCGATCTCGGCCTCTATCTCGTCGCGCGCCATTGCGGCCGCGACAAGGCCCAGCAGGCGATGCGCCACATGATGCTGCAGGACATGCGGCCGGCCGAGATGCCGCAGCCGCATTTCTACGCGGAGATCCGCTCGGATCTCGACATCCGGGTTCAGCAGGCCGCGCAGTTCATCGAACAGCGCCTCGACAATCCCCCGCCGATCGCCGCGGTTGCACGCTATGTCGGCGTCAGCCCGCGGCAACTCGAACGCCTGTTCGGCGCTTCGCTGGGCCAGAGTCCCGCGGCCTTCCAGCGCAAGCTGCGGCTCGACTATGCGCGCTGGCTGATCCTGAACAGCAAGCGCTCGCTCACCGACATCGCCATGGGCGCAGGCTTTGCCGACAGCGCCCATCTCTCGCGCGACTTCAAGGCGAGCTTCGGGGAATCGCCGCGCACGCTTCGGCAGAAGGGGTCGATCGGCGCGCCGATCCCCTATCCGGACCGATGA
- a CDS encoding TRAP transporter substrate-binding protein gives MRRRDLLAGAGSIAAGAMSGFPAPALAQGVRQLKMVTDWPEGSPGLQSSAIRLAKTISEVSNGRIAIEVFPAGALVRPFETFDAVAAGIAEMFHSADYYFEAKSPAFNFFAAVPFGYTADELFAWVHYGGGQELWDELSGHFGLKQFLCCNTGTQTGGWFVDEITSPDGFRGLRYRIPGLGAAVLRRMDAIVVNVPGGEIARSIRSGALDAAEWVGPWLDMALGLHKAARYFYYPGFHEPGTGLTLGINRRVWESFNQSDQRLIEACAAGEYSRSLAEFNANNALWLRKLREEGTVKIQKFDDSLLRAFIKTSQEVVAEAGSGDDLSRKIYASYQEFRSSIMEWSDIAERAFLNSRRLN, from the coding sequence ATGAGACGGCGGGATCTTCTGGCGGGGGCCGGATCGATTGCTGCGGGCGCGATGTCGGGCTTCCCGGCCCCTGCGCTCGCGCAGGGCGTCAGACAGCTGAAGATGGTGACCGACTGGCCTGAGGGCTCTCCCGGGCTTCAAAGTAGCGCAATCCGCCTGGCGAAGACGATCAGCGAGGTGAGTAACGGCCGCATCGCAATCGAGGTGTTTCCTGCCGGTGCGCTGGTTCGGCCATTCGAGACCTTTGACGCGGTGGCCGCCGGCATTGCCGAGATGTTTCACTCGGCGGATTATTATTTCGAAGCAAAGTCGCCGGCATTCAACTTCTTTGCAGCCGTCCCCTTCGGCTACACCGCGGACGAACTCTTCGCCTGGGTGCACTATGGCGGTGGGCAGGAGTTGTGGGACGAACTGAGCGGTCATTTTGGTTTGAAGCAGTTCCTCTGCTGCAATACCGGCACCCAGACCGGCGGCTGGTTTGTCGACGAGATCACCTCGCCGGACGGTTTCAGGGGGTTGCGTTACCGGATACCGGGGCTTGGCGCGGCGGTGCTCCGGCGCATGGACGCAATCGTGGTGAATGTGCCAGGCGGCGAGATTGCCCGGTCGATCCGGTCCGGCGCCCTCGACGCCGCCGAATGGGTCGGCCCCTGGCTCGACATGGCGCTCGGCCTGCACAAGGCTGCTCGCTACTTCTACTATCCGGGGTTCCACGAGCCAGGCACTGGCCTGACCCTCGGAATCAATCGGCGCGTCTGGGAAAGCTTCAATCAGAGCGACCAACGGCTGATCGAGGCTTGCGCGGCAGGCGAGTACTCGCGCTCCCTGGCAGAATTCAACGCAAATAACGCCCTGTGGCTGCGAAAACTGCGAGAGGAAGGCACTGTCAAGATTCAGAAATTCGACGATTCCCTACTGAGAGCTTTCATCAAGACAAGTCAGGAGGTTGTCGCGGAGGCCGGAAGTGGCGACGACCTCTCCCGCAAGATCTACGCAAGCTACCAAGAATTCCGCAGCTCGATCATGGAATGGAGCGATATTGCGGAGCGCGCCTTCCTGAACAGTCGCAGGCTTAATTGA
- a CDS encoding response regulator — translation MTVSLLVVDDEPDVAELFSQRFRREARNGDYALHFAGSGEHALQQLRKGIHPEPVFILSDINMPGMDGLQLLHEIGLGWPHLPVMMVTAYGDEDRRRQATAKGAVDFLSKPVDFDYLKQRLRAFAVAGSSP, via the coding sequence ATGACGGTCAGCCTTCTGGTCGTCGACGACGAGCCGGATGTCGCCGAATTGTTTTCCCAGCGGTTCCGCCGCGAGGCGCGCAACGGCGATTATGCGCTGCATTTCGCCGGATCGGGGGAGCATGCCCTGCAGCAGCTCAGGAAGGGCATTCATCCCGAACCGGTCTTCATCCTCTCCGATATCAACATGCCGGGGATGGACGGTCTGCAGTTGCTGCATGAGATCGGGCTGGGATGGCCGCATCTGCCGGTGATGATGGTGACGGCCTATGGCGACGAGGATCGACGGCGCCAGGCGACCGCGAAGGGGGCGGTCGACTTTCTCAGCAAGCCTGTCGATTTCGATTATCTGAAGCAACGGCTACGCGCTTTCGCCGTCGCCGGATCGTCCCCATGA
- a CDS encoding ABC transporter substrate-binding protein, with protein MHRPVRLATAMLATTLLTAPALAQQPASITVAWYGGNWGDAFRACVAEPFTKATGIAVKAEIGTSTVTLSKLQQQKAAPTIDVAWMDGGISELALAAGVTDTLDAAAIPNLANTLPEAVYKSGSTTYAVGTGYYSLGLTYNTQKVKTAPTSWNDLWKPEFEDAVTIPSPANSAGVPFVMFLSKIWGGKAGDLAPTFKKIKELKAALFFDSSGAATNAYQSGEAIIGAHFNVGAWDLADKGLPIGFVVPKEGAWATDARLHLVKGTPKKDAAAKFINQALTPEASGCLAEKLYLGPSVKNVAVKPETARKLPWGETGSVKTLQLFDWSEINALRSGVVDAWNREIARK; from the coding sequence ATGCACAGACCCGTCCGGCTGGCGACCGCCATGCTCGCTACCACCCTGCTGACCGCGCCGGCGCTGGCCCAGCAACCCGCTTCGATCACGGTCGCCTGGTATGGCGGCAACTGGGGCGACGCCTTCCGCGCCTGCGTCGCCGAACCCTTCACCAAGGCGACCGGCATCGCCGTGAAGGCGGAGATCGGCACATCGACCGTCACCTTGTCGAAGCTGCAGCAACAGAAGGCGGCTCCCACCATCGACGTCGCCTGGATGGATGGCGGCATCAGCGAGCTGGCGCTCGCCGCAGGTGTAACCGACACCCTCGACGCGGCGGCGATCCCCAATCTCGCCAACACGCTGCCCGAGGCGGTCTACAAGAGCGGTTCGACCACCTATGCGGTCGGCACCGGCTATTACTCGCTCGGGCTCACCTACAACACCCAGAAGGTCAAGACCGCACCGACCTCGTGGAACGACCTCTGGAAGCCGGAATTCGAGGACGCGGTCACCATCCCCTCCCCGGCGAATTCGGCGGGCGTGCCCTTCGTCATGTTCCTCTCGAAGATCTGGGGCGGCAAGGCCGGCGACCTCGCCCCGACCTTCAAGAAGATCAAGGAGCTGAAGGCCGCCCTGTTCTTCGATTCCTCGGGTGCTGCGACCAATGCCTACCAGAGCGGCGAGGCGATCATCGGCGCGCATTTCAACGTCGGCGCCTGGGACCTTGCCGACAAGGGCCTGCCGATCGGCTTCGTCGTGCCCAAGGAAGGCGCCTGGGCGACCGATGCCCGCCTCCATCTGGTGAAGGGTACGCCGAAGAAGGACGCGGCTGCGAAATTCATCAACCAGGCGCTGACGCCGGAAGCCTCCGGCTGCCTCGCCGAGAAGCTCTATCTCGGCCCGTCCGTGAAGAACGTCGCCGTCAAGCCCGAGACCGCGCGCAAGTTGCCCTGGGGCGAGACCGGCTCGGTGAAGACCCTGCAGCTCTTCGACTGGAGCGAGATCAACGCGCTGCGCTCAGGTGTCGTCGATGCCTGGAACCGCGAGATCGCGCGCAAGTGA
- a CDS encoding SDR family oxidoreductase has product MKIAVIGGTGLIGTKTIAILRAAGHDALAAAPSTGVDTVTGAGLDEALTGAQVVIDLANSPSFEASAVLAFFSAHEANLLAAEARAGVRHHVVLSIVGTDRSPDNGYFRAKLAQEALIKASAVPYTIIRSTQFMEFLPSIAEDGQKDGQVRIATGLFQPIAADDVAAIVAEVALSAPGNGTVDIAGPDRAPFNEIVGRYLTAVDDARPVVADPDARYFGSRVEHDTLVPQGEARLGPTNLTEWLARKRGMTAAASA; this is encoded by the coding sequence ATGAAAATTGCCGTCATTGGAGGTACCGGCCTGATCGGTACGAAAACCATTGCGATCCTGCGTGCCGCTGGCCATGACGCATTGGCCGCTGCTCCGAGCACCGGCGTCGATACTGTGACGGGGGCAGGGCTGGACGAGGCCCTGACAGGGGCGCAGGTCGTCATCGACCTTGCCAATTCGCCCTCCTTCGAGGCGTCGGCTGTCCTCGCCTTCTTTTCCGCACACGAGGCCAATCTCCTGGCGGCCGAAGCGCGGGCGGGGGTTCGCCATCATGTCGTCCTCTCCATCGTCGGTACGGACAGGTCTCCCGACAACGGCTACTTCCGCGCCAAGCTGGCTCAGGAAGCTCTGATCAAGGCGTCCGCGGTTCCCTACACGATCATCCGCTCGACCCAGTTCATGGAGTTTCTCCCGAGCATCGCGGAAGACGGTCAGAAGGACGGCCAGGTTCGCATTGCGACCGGGCTGTTTCAGCCGATCGCGGCGGACGACGTCGCCGCAATCGTTGCAGAGGTTGCGCTGTCGGCGCCAGGCAATGGAACTGTCGACATCGCAGGACCGGATCGGGCTCCGTTCAACGAGATTGTCGGACGCTATCTCACGGCGGTAGACGATGCGCGGCCTGTCGTTGCGGATCCTGACGCCCGGTATTTTGGCAGTCGCGTTGAACATGACACGCTCGTTCCCCAGGGCGAGGCGCGCCTGGGCCCCACCAACCTGACGGAATGGCTCGCGCGCAAGCGTGGCATGACGGCAGCGGCATCAGCCTGA
- a CDS encoding adenylate/guanylate cyclase domain-containing response regulator, whose translation MSTPARILVVDDEADVELLISQRFRRQVRAGEFAFVFARDGEQALRLLQDGGAAIDLMLLDINMPVMDGLTLLARLRELHAPVRAIIVSAYGDMPNIRTAMNRGAFDFVTKPIDMVDLELTIRRTLDDVARLREIEQRRAAAERARSNLARYFSPNLVEMLAERDEPFGPVRRQNVAVLFADIVGFTALSERMRPEDVMLLLRQSHERMTTRIFACGGTVEKYIGDAILAIFGVPTTTDRDAGQALKCADGMMAALCDWNRERSAAGEAVLGMGIGVNYGPAVVGDVGSARNMSFTVIGDTVNLASRLQTLTRSSQTSLLVADAVVQAAKGQCDDELAEVLRGLKDGGDKAVRGRNEAVRVWQGIAREFALGPGQEVSVGDLL comes from the coding sequence ATGAGCACCCCCGCCCGCATCCTCGTGGTCGATGATGAGGCGGATGTCGAACTGCTGATCAGCCAGCGCTTTCGCCGTCAGGTCCGCGCCGGCGAGTTTGCCTTCGTGTTTGCGCGCGACGGCGAGCAGGCCCTGCGCCTGCTCCAGGATGGTGGCGCCGCGATCGATCTGATGCTGCTGGATATCAACATGCCGGTGATGGATGGCCTCACCTTGTTGGCCCGGCTGCGCGAGCTGCATGCGCCGGTGCGAGCCATCATCGTGTCCGCGTACGGCGACATGCCGAATATTCGGACCGCGATGAACCGCGGCGCGTTCGATTTCGTCACGAAGCCCATCGATATGGTGGATCTCGAGCTGACGATTCGCAGGACTCTGGACGACGTCGCCAGGCTGCGCGAGATCGAGCAGCGGCGCGCCGCCGCCGAGCGGGCTCGCAGCAATCTGGCGCGCTACTTTTCGCCCAATCTCGTCGAGATGCTGGCAGAGCGCGACGAGCCTTTCGGGCCGGTCCGGCGACAGAATGTGGCCGTGTTGTTTGCCGATATCGTCGGCTTCACGGCGCTGTCAGAGCGGATGAGGCCGGAAGACGTCATGCTTCTTCTGCGGCAGTCCCACGAGAGGATGACGACGCGGATCTTCGCGTGCGGGGGCACGGTCGAGAAATATATCGGCGATGCCATTCTCGCGATTTTCGGAGTGCCCACGACCACCGACCGGGACGCGGGCCAGGCGCTCAAATGCGCTGACGGGATGATGGCTGCGCTCTGCGACTGGAACCGGGAGCGCAGTGCTGCCGGAGAAGCGGTGCTGGGCATGGGCATTGGGGTCAACTATGGCCCGGCGGTGGTCGGCGACGTCGGCAGCGCGCGCAACATGTCGTTTACGGTCATCGGCGACACCGTGAACCTCGCAAGCCGCCTGCAAACCCTCACGCGAAGCTCTCAAACATCGTTGTTGGTTGCCGACGCGGTTGTCCAGGCTGCCAAGGGGCAGTGCGACGATGAGCTTGCAGAGGTCCTTCGCGGGCTGAAGGACGGCGGAGACAAGGCCGTGCGCGGTCGCAACGAGGCTGTCCGCGTGTGGCAGGGCATTGCGCGTGAATTCGCACTCGGGCCGGGGCAAGAGGTCAGCGTCGGCGATTTGCTCTAG